A single region of the Polyangiaceae bacterium genome encodes:
- a CDS encoding prolyl oligopeptidase family serine peptidase → MRTALFFIALSVVGCGSDDSSPAAGSGGSAGSSGDPYYDAVPALRRVADVSACPTGFEAPPAAGQSSGFEAAGQMRSFYLGLPSQAGPRPTLVLFNGTGESGLTIFNRVHAQDFVDAGFIVVAPDSAGNGTLWPVWDGLREPGHENDPNADLDYFDKLLDCISVHFEVDEKRIYVAGHSAGGIFTNAVLRRRSELLAGGIPASSVFDLTGPSPAAELSDMAVVVTWGGDNDIYSGSAGGGVSVPEFNFVEQAAIASESYENEPKVEQAWCKGASLGHAWLPANAWFIDFLLGHPKGLATTSPWQAASTEGSGFSCGFDAAPKPTGTTVTCPSASTTAACQSYCQFLGDCAVENATIEPVLGPQLDALGFAGSDHTQCGGCVTQCEADAQSSADSTVLGCFETAFGSAQCGAGISGAQPLIDASNSCCKDQTSSGVCTRLCQAINTNAPAAALFSSCAAFK, encoded by the coding sequence ATGCGAACCGCTCTGTTCTTCATTGCGCTTTCGGTCGTGGGGTGTGGCAGCGACGATTCCTCGCCTGCGGCGGGATCCGGTGGCAGCGCGGGCAGTAGCGGGGATCCGTACTACGACGCGGTGCCGGCGCTGCGGCGCGTGGCGGACGTTTCCGCCTGTCCCACGGGCTTCGAGGCGCCGCCGGCGGCGGGCCAGAGCTCCGGGTTCGAAGCCGCGGGGCAGATGCGGAGCTTCTATCTCGGCCTGCCCAGCCAGGCGGGCCCGCGGCCCACGCTGGTGCTGTTCAACGGAACCGGCGAGAGCGGCCTGACGATCTTCAATCGCGTGCACGCTCAGGATTTCGTGGACGCCGGCTTCATCGTGGTCGCGCCCGACAGCGCGGGCAACGGCACCTTGTGGCCGGTGTGGGACGGCTTGCGCGAGCCCGGCCACGAGAACGACCCGAACGCGGATCTCGACTACTTCGATAAGTTGCTCGACTGCATCTCGGTGCACTTCGAGGTGGACGAAAAGCGCATCTATGTTGCGGGCCACTCCGCTGGCGGCATCTTCACCAACGCCGTGCTTCGCCGCCGTTCCGAGCTCTTGGCCGGGGGGATCCCGGCTTCCAGCGTGTTCGATCTCACCGGCCCGAGCCCGGCGGCGGAGCTGTCGGACATGGCCGTGGTGGTGACCTGGGGCGGCGACAACGACATCTACAGCGGCAGCGCCGGGGGCGGCGTGAGCGTGCCGGAGTTCAACTTCGTGGAGCAGGCCGCCATCGCCAGCGAGAGCTACGAGAACGAGCCCAAGGTGGAGCAGGCGTGGTGCAAGGGGGCGAGCCTCGGCCACGCCTGGCTGCCCGCCAACGCGTGGTTCATCGACTTCTTGCTCGGCCATCCGAAGGGCCTCGCCACCACGAGCCCGTGGCAGGCGGCCAGCACGGAGGGCAGCGGCTTCAGCTGCGGCTTCGACGCGGCTCCCAAGCCCACCGGCACCACCGTCACGTGTCCCTCCGCGAGCACCACTGCGGCGTGTCAGAGCTACTGTCAGTTCTTGGGCGACTGCGCGGTGGAAAACGCCACCATCGAGCCCGTGCTCGGCCCGCAGCTCGACGCGCTGGGCTTCGCCGGCAGCGACCACACCCAGTGCGGCGGCTGCGTGACCCAATGCGAGGCGGACGCCCAGAGCAGCGCGGACAGCACGGTGCTCGGCTGCTTCGAAACGGCCTTCGGCAGCGCCCAGTGCGGTGCGGGTATTTCCGGGGCCCAGCCCCTGATCGACGCCAGCAACAGCTGCTGCAAGGACCAGACGTCGAGCGGCGTGTGCACCCGGCTGTGCCAAGCCATCAACACCAACGCGCCGGCCGCCGCCCTGTTTTCCAGCTGCGCCGCGTTCAAGTAG
- a CDS encoding peptidyl-prolyl cis-trans isomerase — protein sequence MPERPAAGERIHASHILIAFKGARRSQATRSKDEAKKLAGQLLARAKGGADFADLAKQFSDDPTAKARGGDLGTFERGAMVKPFADAAFALKPGEVSDIVETDFGFHIIKRTE from the coding sequence ATGCCCGAGCGGCCGGCAGCGGGTGAGCGCATTCATGCATCGCACATCCTGATCGCCTTCAAGGGCGCCCGGCGATCGCAGGCCACGCGCAGCAAGGACGAAGCCAAGAAGCTCGCCGGGCAGCTGCTGGCGCGGGCCAAGGGCGGCGCGGACTTCGCCGATCTCGCCAAGCAGTTCTCCGACGATCCCACCGCCAAGGCGCGGGGCGGTGATCTCGGGACCTTCGAGCGTGGCGCCATGGTCAAGCCCTTCGCCGACGCTGCCTTCGCCCTGAAGCCGGGAGAGGTCAGCGACATCGTGGAGACCGACTTCGGTTTCCACATCATCAAGCGGACGGAGTAG
- a CDS encoding hybrid sensor histidine kinase/response regulator — MPKILHIEDDPANRLLVRKLLSPAGFEVIDAVDGLEGIRLACIHHPDLVLVDIAIPGLDGYEVTLRLRNEPQLDGVPIVAITAEGNRDTSLAVGCDGYLQKPIDARSFAETIRTYLAGRREEVSPDRTGKHLRLQSQRIATHLEEKIAELSAANERLLELDQGRKEFYRNISHELATPMTPIVGYVRLLLDAELGPLTVQQQKALRAVDECVQRLRGLIDDLLDVTGLETGRMKFAPRPFDLVEAVDKALRQSAERFANLRLVTQLPAGKLEGFADAERITQAVEHLLDNAAKFTPEGGVVGVRARKLSSAHFEVCVADTGPGVPAEKAARVFDPFYQVDGSPTRTYGGAGIGLAVVRGIARGHGGDVHVVSPADERIAGERLTGSAFYLVIPERAPRA; from the coding sequence ATGCCGAAAATCCTCCACATCGAGGACGACCCCGCCAACCGGCTCCTGGTTCGGAAGCTGCTCTCGCCGGCGGGCTTCGAGGTGATCGACGCCGTCGACGGCCTGGAGGGCATCCGGCTCGCCTGTATCCACCACCCGGATCTGGTTCTGGTGGACATCGCCATTCCCGGCCTCGACGGCTACGAGGTCACCCTGCGCCTCCGCAACGAGCCCCAGCTGGACGGCGTGCCCATCGTGGCCATCACCGCCGAGGGCAATCGCGACACCAGCTTGGCCGTGGGTTGCGACGGCTACTTACAGAAGCCCATCGACGCGCGCTCCTTCGCCGAGACGATCCGTACGTACTTGGCCGGGCGACGCGAAGAAGTCTCGCCGGACCGCACCGGCAAGCACTTGCGGCTCCAGAGCCAACGTATCGCCACCCACCTGGAAGAGAAGATCGCCGAGCTCAGCGCTGCCAACGAGCGGCTCTTGGAGCTCGACCAGGGCCGCAAGGAGTTTTACCGCAACATCTCCCACGAGCTGGCCACGCCCATGACGCCCATCGTGGGCTACGTGCGGCTGTTACTCGACGCCGAGCTCGGCCCGCTCACGGTGCAGCAGCAAAAGGCCCTCCGGGCGGTGGACGAGTGCGTGCAGCGGCTGCGAGGCCTGATCGACGATCTGCTGGATGTGACGGGCCTCGAGACCGGGCGCATGAAGTTCGCGCCCCGGCCCTTCGATCTGGTGGAGGCAGTGGACAAGGCCTTGCGTCAGAGCGCCGAGCGCTTCGCGAACCTGCGCCTCGTGACGCAGCTGCCAGCGGGCAAGCTCGAGGGCTTCGCGGATGCCGAGCGCATCACCCAGGCCGTCGAGCACTTGCTCGACAACGCCGCGAAGTTCACCCCCGAGGGCGGGGTGGTGGGCGTTCGCGCGCGCAAGCTGTCGTCCGCGCACTTCGAGGTGTGCGTGGCGGACACCGGCCCGGGCGTGCCGGCGGAAAAAGCCGCCCGCGTGTTCGATCCCTTTTACCAAGTGGACGGCTCGCCGACGCGCACCTACGGCGGCGCGGGCATCGGCCTGGCCGTGGTGCGGGGCATCGCACGGGGCCACGGCGGCGACGTGCACGTGGTGTCCCCGGCGGACGAGCGCATCGCCGGCGAGCGGCTCACGGGCTCGGCCTTCTATCTCGTGATCCCGGAGCGCGCGCCTCGCGCATGA
- a CDS encoding ribonuclease H-like domain-containing protein — protein sequence MPRPPEAREATLDELRDKMAAILGRPVAPPRPPADPALSSLPFARVETEHGALYERIERLAPSRHVGRMPVDAATAASDELLALLALDPGLAGVDPKRALYLDTETTGLGGGAGVLAFLVGLLWFDADDRPVLEQLLLRRPGEERALLARVEERLSAASAVVTYNGKSFDLPLLATRRVMNKLSPLPSRPHLDLLHVARRLHRRRLSACKLTTLESEVLGFVRGPDIDGGEVAARYGHYLRSGDESALAAVVEHNAWDVVTMAALVGLYGEPMTTLHREDLVDLARTFRRARDLDRARDAAEAAVGSGVGPDALRVRGEIAKARGDRARALADFEALAADVDEPAVRLELAKLYEHHVKEPVRALALVEQGTGEAPEALERRRARLTRKIAKGK from the coding sequence GTGCCGCGACCCCCGGAGGCCCGGGAAGCGACCCTCGATGAGCTGCGGGACAAGATGGCCGCCATCCTCGGACGCCCCGTGGCGCCGCCGCGGCCGCCGGCGGATCCGGCGCTCTCGAGCTTGCCCTTCGCGCGGGTCGAGACGGAGCACGGCGCACTGTACGAGCGCATCGAGCGGCTCGCTCCGTCCCGCCACGTGGGGCGCATGCCGGTGGACGCAGCGACGGCGGCGTCCGACGAGCTCTTGGCGCTGTTGGCCCTCGACCCTGGTCTCGCGGGCGTCGACCCCAAGCGCGCGCTGTACCTGGACACCGAGACCACTGGCCTCGGGGGCGGCGCGGGGGTGCTGGCGTTCTTGGTCGGCCTCTTGTGGTTCGACGCGGACGATCGCCCGGTGCTCGAGCAGCTCTTGCTGCGCCGGCCGGGAGAGGAGCGCGCGCTGCTGGCGCGGGTGGAGGAGCGGCTCTCGGCGGCGAGCGCGGTGGTCACCTACAATGGCAAGAGCTTCGACCTGCCGCTCTTGGCCACGCGCCGGGTGATGAACAAGCTCTCGCCCTTGCCGTCGCGGCCGCACCTGGATCTGCTGCACGTGGCCCGGCGCCTGCACCGGCGACGGCTGTCCGCGTGCAAGCTCACCACGCTGGAAAGCGAAGTGCTCGGCTTCGTCCGAGGTCCGGACATCGATGGCGGCGAGGTCGCGGCGCGCTACGGTCACTATCTGCGGAGCGGGGACGAATCGGCGCTCGCGGCGGTGGTGGAGCACAACGCTTGGGACGTCGTGACGATGGCGGCGTTGGTGGGCCTGTACGGTGAGCCGATGACCACGCTGCACCGGGAGGATCTGGTGGACCTCGCGCGGACCTTTCGCCGGGCCCGGGATCTGGACCGGGCGCGGGACGCGGCGGAGGCCGCCGTGGGAAGCGGCGTGGGTCCGGACGCCCTGCGCGTCCGTGGCGAGATCGCCAAGGCGCGGGGCGACCGCGCGCGGGCCCTCGCGGATTTCGAGGCCCTGGCGGCGGACGTGGACGAGCCCGCAGTGCGCCTCGAGCTGGCCAAGCTGTACGAGCACCACGTGAAGGAGCCAGTGCGCGCCCTTGCCCTCGTGGAGCAGGGGACCGGCGAGGCGCCCGAGGCGCTGGAGCGACGGCGGGCACGGCTGACGCGGAAGATCGCCAAGGGGAAGTGA
- the lnt gene encoding apolipoprotein N-acyltransferase, with product MSKKKPKPIESLGPKPLFGGRAAYGLAFLSGFLYFVAFPGIDVWPLSFVALVPLIVALRGQTPRRGAGLGWMAGFTMTMFGFYWLLGMLKTFSGFPTALCLLFMAILCGYQAGRIALLGWLTNRAEQRGWPGGVAFTLGFAASELVFPLLFPWTYAATVHQIPVLLQLAEVGGPIAVSLVLVAPNLALAELVIARLEKRAPRWRVAGALLAIPVLALIYGAIRIPMVDAAVAAAPKARVGIVQANMSLMAKRKNRDEGLRRHVTLTRELEKDGPLDLVVWSETSVMAPQDEDLAPIAYRVQFARALGVPAIFGAVLVRRVNDARRYVLFNSALITDATGTVKGRYDKQFLLAFGEYLPFGETFPELYEISQNSGRFSPGTTLKPLPLNGHEIATFICYEDIDAGFVNSIVRSGDPDLLVNITNDAWFGDTTEPWIHLALAELRAIEQRRYLVRSTNSGISAFVDPVGRVVAHTNPFKMEALAHEIAWVHASTPFEWWGNVPWWLVSIASFALAFRKRAPMPEAPAPTPAKAKEPEPDDAPASEAAADSDDESEADAESDGPPKSS from the coding sequence GTGAGCAAGAAAAAGCCAAAGCCCATCGAGAGCCTGGGTCCGAAACCCCTGTTTGGCGGCCGCGCCGCCTACGGCCTCGCGTTCCTCAGCGGCTTCCTCTACTTCGTCGCCTTCCCCGGCATCGACGTGTGGCCGCTGAGCTTCGTGGCGTTGGTGCCCCTCATCGTCGCCCTGCGCGGTCAGACGCCTCGGCGTGGTGCCGGCCTCGGCTGGATGGCGGGCTTCACCATGACGATGTTCGGCTTCTACTGGCTGCTCGGCATGCTGAAGACCTTCAGCGGCTTCCCCACGGCGCTGTGCCTGTTGTTCATGGCGATCTTGTGCGGCTACCAAGCGGGCCGCATCGCCCTGCTCGGCTGGCTCACGAACCGCGCGGAGCAGCGCGGCTGGCCCGGAGGCGTGGCCTTCACCCTGGGTTTCGCTGCCAGCGAGCTGGTGTTTCCGCTGCTCTTTCCTTGGACCTACGCCGCCACGGTGCACCAGATCCCAGTGCTGCTTCAGCTCGCCGAGGTGGGCGGGCCGATCGCTGTTTCGTTGGTGCTGGTGGCTCCGAACCTGGCCCTCGCAGAGCTCGTGATCGCGCGCCTCGAGAAGCGTGCCCCGCGCTGGCGCGTGGCCGGTGCGCTCTTGGCAATCCCCGTGCTGGCGCTGATCTACGGGGCCATTCGCATTCCGATGGTGGACGCCGCGGTGGCAGCGGCGCCCAAGGCGCGAGTGGGCATCGTGCAGGCGAACATGAGCCTGATGGCGAAGCGCAAGAACCGCGACGAGGGGCTGCGCCGCCACGTGACCCTGACGCGGGAGCTCGAGAAGGACGGCCCGCTCGATCTGGTCGTGTGGAGCGAGACCAGCGTGATGGCGCCCCAGGACGAAGACCTCGCGCCCATCGCCTATCGCGTGCAGTTCGCCCGTGCCTTGGGCGTACCGGCCATCTTCGGCGCAGTGCTCGTGCGCCGGGTAAACGACGCCCGCCGCTACGTGCTGTTCAACTCCGCCTTGATCACGGACGCCACGGGCACCGTGAAGGGCCGCTACGACAAGCAGTTCCTGTTGGCCTTCGGCGAGTACCTGCCGTTCGGCGAGACGTTCCCCGAGCTCTACGAGATCAGCCAGAATTCCGGGCGATTTTCCCCGGGCACCACGCTGAAGCCGCTGCCCCTGAACGGCCACGAGATCGCGACCTTCATTTGCTACGAGGACATCGACGCGGGCTTCGTGAACTCCATCGTGCGCTCCGGGGATCCGGACCTCTTGGTCAACATCACCAACGACGCCTGGTTCGGCGACACCACGGAGCCCTGGATCCACCTCGCGCTGGCGGAGCTCCGGGCCATCGAGCAGCGCCGCTACCTGGTGCGCTCCACCAACAGCGGCATCAGCGCCTTCGTCGATCCCGTCGGTCGCGTCGTCGCCCACACCAATCCGTTCAAGATGGAAGCGTTGGCCCACGAGATCGCCTGGGTCCACGCCAGCACCCCCTTCGAATGGTGGGGCAACGTCCCTTGGTGGCTGGTGTCCATCGCGAGCTTCGCCCTGGCGTTCAGGAAGCGCGCCCCCATGCCCGAGGCTCCCGCGCCGACGCCCGCCAAGGCCAAGGAGCCGGAGCCGGACGACGCCCCCGCCTCCGAGGCGGCCGCTGACTCTGACGACGAGTCCGAGGCAGACGCGGAGTCGGACGGGCCCCCCAAGTCCTCCTGA
- a CDS encoding DUF72 domain-containing protein translates to MVTVGCAGFAVPATRYFKEYLFVEVQETHIAVPGPGTVRRWRREAPQGFEFALLGPRQVGQEGFREGKVVETALDTLSKVGKELDATTAVFVAPPDFPSSRANRAALKDFLTHVTERFQRIVFEPGPAWDPDDADALAEETGTISARDPLAHGLSKRDVAYYRLPGPAGHKSRYEDPAIERLAEIAAGGGDQVATYVFTNVDMFADAKRLKKLLKL, encoded by the coding sequence ATGGTGACAGTAGGATGTGCGGGGTTTGCCGTCCCCGCGACGCGGTACTTCAAAGAGTACCTCTTCGTCGAGGTCCAGGAGACCCACATCGCGGTCCCGGGGCCAGGTACGGTGCGTCGCTGGCGGCGGGAAGCGCCCCAGGGTTTCGAGTTCGCGCTGCTCGGTCCGCGTCAGGTGGGGCAGGAGGGCTTTCGCGAAGGCAAGGTGGTGGAGACCGCCCTCGATACGCTCAGCAAGGTAGGCAAGGAGCTGGACGCCACCACGGCGGTGTTCGTGGCCCCGCCGGACTTCCCCTCGTCCCGCGCCAACCGAGCCGCGCTCAAGGACTTCCTCACCCACGTCACCGAGCGCTTCCAGCGCATCGTCTTCGAGCCGGGCCCCGCCTGGGATCCAGATGACGCGGACGCGCTGGCGGAGGAGACCGGGACCATTTCCGCTCGCGACCCGCTGGCCCACGGGCTGTCCAAGCGGGACGTCGCCTACTACCGCTTGCCGGGGCCCGCGGGGCACAAGTCCCGCTATGAGGATCCGGCCATCGAGCGCCTCGCGGAGATCGCCGCGGGGGGTGGCGACCAGGTGGCGACCTACGTGTTCACCAACGTGGACATGTTCGCCGACGCCAAGCGGCTGAAGAAGCTGCTCAAGCTGTAG
- a CDS encoding leucine--tRNA ligase, translated as MAYDHLSVEQRWQEYWDEHKTFEVTRRPERPKYYVLDMFPYPSGSGLHVGHPEGYTATDIVARYKRMKGFDVLHPMGWDAFGLPAEQHAINTGTHPAVTTNENIETFRRQLKSLGFFYDWSREVNTTDPGYFKWTQWIFLELFDRGLAFQAEIPVNWCPALGTVLANEEVVDGKSERGNHPVVREPLRQWQLRITAYADRLAEELEPLDWPETKQKQRDWIGKSEGAEVDFPLVDHDDKLTVYTTRPDTLFGATYMVIAPDHPLTLTITTADRRAEVEVYAKAAARKSDMERTALNKDKTGVFTGAYATNPLNGTRIPVYTADYVLGAYGTGAIMAVPAHDERDFEFAQRFELDIVEVVSPDGTLHQTLTAAYVEDGIAVRSGQFDRLPTPDMKRKIIEFLEEQGIGRRKVNYKLRDWVFSRQRYWGEPIPIYFPVKTDGDPRKGAAFEIDYSTPIAVDRSELPLKLPELEDYRPGDPQGPLVRAVDWRFFQKDGKWFARETNTMPQWAGSCWYYLRYLDPHNASEIFSKEAYDAWMPVDLYVGGSEHAVLHLLYARFWHKVLFDAGVVKHPEPFQKLVHQGLVLGMAFRWYAVVDGEGKLLRALPGDDPEVQPHEEGGFVLPSGERVEERWLAEGDIALDEGKPVHPEHRVKLLPVAEKMSKSRGNVVNPDDVVRDYGADSLRVYEMFMGPLEQVKPWQMSGLSGVRRFLDRVHGLCQRGLAPESDPDTDKLVHRTVKKVGEDIEALRFNTAISAMMILANHLNGHKATPRNAVEKLVLCLSPFAPHLAEELWRQLGHDPSTLDVPWPSYDPKLCEDDVLELPVQVNGKVRGRVTLAKDASADDARTAALADPNVTKFIEGKAIRKVVYVPGRILNLIVG; from the coding sequence ATGGCCTACGACCATTTGTCCGTCGAGCAGCGCTGGCAGGAGTACTGGGACGAGCACAAGACCTTCGAGGTCACACGTCGCCCCGAGCGACCCAAGTACTATGTGCTCGACATGTTCCCGTATCCGTCCGGGAGCGGCCTCCACGTGGGACATCCCGAGGGCTACACGGCGACGGACATCGTGGCCCGCTACAAGCGGATGAAGGGCTTCGACGTGCTGCACCCCATGGGCTGGGACGCCTTTGGGCTGCCGGCGGAGCAGCACGCCATCAACACCGGCACCCACCCGGCGGTGACCACCAACGAGAACATCGAGACCTTCCGGCGGCAGCTGAAGAGCCTCGGTTTCTTCTACGATTGGTCCCGGGAGGTGAACACCACCGACCCCGGCTACTTCAAGTGGACCCAGTGGATCTTCCTCGAGCTGTTCGACCGCGGCCTCGCGTTTCAGGCTGAGATTCCAGTCAATTGGTGCCCGGCCCTGGGCACCGTGTTGGCCAACGAAGAAGTGGTGGACGGCAAGAGCGAGCGCGGCAACCACCCCGTGGTGCGCGAGCCGCTGCGGCAGTGGCAGCTGCGCATCACCGCCTACGCCGATCGCTTGGCAGAAGAGCTCGAGCCGCTTGATTGGCCCGAGACGAAGCAGAAGCAGCGCGACTGGATCGGCAAGAGCGAGGGCGCCGAGGTCGACTTCCCGCTGGTGGACCACGACGACAAGCTCACCGTGTACACCACCCGGCCGGACACCTTGTTCGGCGCCACGTACATGGTGATCGCGCCGGACCATCCGCTCACCCTCACGATCACCACGGCGGATCGCCGCGCCGAAGTGGAGGTGTACGCCAAGGCGGCGGCGCGCAAGAGCGACATGGAGCGCACCGCCCTGAACAAGGACAAAACCGGCGTATTTACCGGTGCTTACGCGACGAATCCGCTGAACGGGACGCGCATCCCGGTGTACACCGCGGACTACGTCTTGGGCGCCTATGGAACCGGCGCCATCATGGCCGTCCCCGCGCACGACGAGCGCGACTTCGAGTTCGCCCAGCGCTTCGAGCTCGACATCGTGGAGGTCGTGAGTCCAGACGGCACGCTCCACCAGACGCTCACGGCGGCCTACGTGGAGGACGGCATCGCCGTTCGCTCGGGGCAGTTCGATCGACTGCCCACCCCGGACATGAAGCGCAAGATCATCGAGTTCCTCGAGGAGCAGGGGATCGGGCGGCGCAAGGTGAACTACAAGCTCCGCGATTGGGTGTTCTCCCGCCAGCGCTATTGGGGCGAGCCGATCCCAATCTACTTCCCCGTGAAGACCGACGGCGATCCACGGAAGGGTGCCGCGTTCGAGATCGACTACTCCACGCCCATCGCGGTGGACCGCAGCGAGCTACCCCTGAAGTTGCCGGAGCTCGAGGACTACCGCCCCGGGGATCCTCAGGGCCCACTGGTGCGAGCGGTCGACTGGCGCTTCTTCCAAAAGGACGGGAAGTGGTTCGCTCGAGAGACCAACACCATGCCCCAGTGGGCGGGCTCGTGCTGGTACTATCTGCGCTATCTGGATCCACACAACGCTTCGGAAATATTCAGTAAAGAGGCGTACGACGCGTGGATGCCGGTGGATCTCTACGTGGGCGGCTCGGAGCACGCCGTCTTGCACCTGCTGTACGCGCGATTCTGGCACAAGGTGCTGTTCGACGCGGGCGTGGTGAAGCACCCGGAGCCGTTCCAGAAGCTCGTGCACCAGGGCCTGGTGCTGGGCATGGCCTTCCGCTGGTACGCAGTGGTGGACGGGGAGGGGAAGCTCCTGCGCGCGCTGCCGGGTGACGACCCCGAGGTGCAGCCCCACGAGGAGGGGGGCTTCGTGCTGCCCAGCGGCGAGCGAGTCGAGGAGCGTTGGCTGGCCGAGGGCGACATCGCCTTGGATGAGGGCAAGCCGGTTCACCCCGAGCACCGTGTGAAGCTCCTCCCGGTCGCCGAGAAGATGAGCAAGAGCCGGGGCAACGTGGTGAACCCCGACGACGTGGTGCGCGACTACGGAGCGGACAGCCTGCGCGTGTACGAGATGTTCATGGGCCCCCTGGAGCAGGTGAAGCCTTGGCAGATGAGCGGCCTATCCGGCGTGCGGCGCTTCCTCGATCGGGTCCACGGTCTGTGCCAGCGCGGGCTCGCGCCGGAGTCGGACCCGGACACCGACAAGCTGGTCCACCGCACCGTCAAGAAGGTGGGAGAGGACATCGAGGCGCTGCGCTTCAACACTGCCATCAGCGCGATGATGATCTTGGCCAATCACCTGAATGGACACAAGGCAACTCCCCGGAATGCGGTCGAAAAACTCGTCCTATGTCTATCTCCCTTTGCGCCCCATCTGGCGGAGGAGCTGTGGCGACAGCTGGGGCACGACCCCAGCACCTTGGACGTGCCATGGCCCAGCTATGACCCCAAGCTGTGCGAAGACGACGTCCTCGAGCTCCCGGTGCAGGTGAACGGAAAAGTGAGGGGTCGCGTGACGTTGGCGAAGGATGCCAGCGCGGACGACGCCCGAACCGCCGCCCTGGCGGACCCCAACGTCACCAAGTTCATCGAGGGCAAGGCCATCCGCAAGGTCGTCTATGTCCCCGGACGCATCCTGAATCTGATCGTGGGCTGA
- a CDS encoding response regulator, with protein MLVADDDPAIRSLVARALSQDYEILLAEDGPSALARLSQDPRPDLALLDVMMPGFDGFGVVERLRLVPGRKVPVIFLTARDAPQDIIHGIQLGARHYIAKPFALKDLLAKVQKVLGT; from the coding sequence GTGCTCGTCGCCGACGACGACCCGGCCATTCGCTCGCTCGTGGCCCGCGCCCTGTCCCAAGACTACGAGATCCTGTTGGCCGAAGACGGACCCAGCGCGCTGGCGCGGCTTTCGCAAGATCCACGGCCGGATCTGGCGCTGCTGGACGTGATGATGCCCGGCTTCGATGGCTTCGGCGTGGTGGAGCGCCTACGGCTGGTCCCGGGTCGTAAGGTGCCGGTGATCTTCCTCACGGCCCGCGACGCGCCCCAGGACATCATCCACGGCATCCAGCTGGGTGCCCGCCACTACATCGCGAAGCCCTTCGCCCTCAAGGACCTGCTCGCCAAGGTGCAGAAGGTACTGGGAACGTGA
- a CDS encoding cysteine desulfurase: MTRVYLDWNATSPPHEDVIAAMRRAAEDAWGNPSSVHARGRAARALVEDVRERLAAIVGAHARDVVFTSGGTEANNLALRSATALVTSRLEHPSVVRAAEALAGPVEWLPVPPSGRIDADDVARALERLPAGATVALMAVNHETGVIQPVREVLARTRAAGARLHVDAVQALGKLDPAEWAQADSIALAAHKIRGPKGVGALVWRGSPALLTPLLQGGAQERGLRPGTVDPVAVAGFGAALERVDVGPARNLELGLLRDALETALAGRVQRNATEHRLGHVSNLSVPGRSGDELVAALDLAGVEISSGSACSAGTAEPSPVITAMHGIERARSALRVSLGETTTRSELDHAIAVLCRILTRESSST; this comes from the coding sequence ATGACGCGGGTCTACCTCGACTGGAACGCGACGTCGCCGCCCCACGAAGACGTGATCGCGGCGATGCGCCGCGCCGCCGAAGACGCGTGGGGCAATCCGTCGAGCGTGCACGCTCGTGGGCGTGCGGCGCGGGCACTCGTGGAGGACGTTCGCGAGCGGCTGGCGGCTATCGTGGGCGCCCACGCCCGGGACGTGGTGTTCACCTCCGGCGGCACCGAGGCGAACAACCTCGCCTTGCGGTCCGCGACGGCACTGGTCACGAGCCGCCTCGAGCACCCCTCGGTGGTGCGCGCCGCCGAGGCCCTCGCGGGCCCCGTGGAGTGGCTGCCAGTGCCCCCCAGCGGCCGCATCGATGCCGACGACGTCGCCCGCGCCCTCGAGCGCCTACCTGCCGGCGCCACCGTGGCGCTGATGGCGGTCAACCACGAGACCGGTGTGATCCAGCCGGTCCGGGAGGTCCTGGCCCGCACCCGCGCCGCGGGAGCTCGCCTCCACGTGGACGCCGTCCAGGCCCTGGGCAAGCTCGACCCCGCCGAGTGGGCCCAGGCCGACAGCATCGCCCTGGCGGCCCACAAGATCCGGGGTCCCAAGGGCGTTGGCGCGCTGGTGTGGCGGGGCTCCCCCGCACTGCTCACGCCGCTCCTCCAGGGCGGCGCCCAGGAGCGCGGGCTCCGTCCCGGCACCGTCGACCCCGTGGCCGTGGCGGGCTTCGGAGCCGCCTTGGAGCGGGTGGATGTTGGTCCGGCGCGGAACCTCGAGCTCGGGCTCTTGCGCGACGCGCTGGAGACGGCCCTCGCCGGCCGGGTGCAGCGGAACGCTACGGAGCACCGCCTGGGGCACGTCAGCAACCTGTCCGTCCCCGGTCGCAGCGGCGACGAGCTGGTCGCCGCTCTCGACCTCGCGGGCGTCGAGATCTCGAGCGGCAGCGCGTGCAGTGCGGGCACCGCGGAGCCGTCTCCGGTGATCACGGCAATGCACGGCATCGAGCGGGCGCGCTCGGCACTTCGCGTGAGCCTCGGAGAGACGACCACGCGTTCCGAGCTGGATCACGCGATAGCGGTGCTCTGCCGCATACTTACGCGTGAAAGCTCGAGTACCTGA